The following coding sequences are from one Triplophysa dalaica isolate WHDGS20190420 chromosome 12, ASM1584641v1, whole genome shotgun sequence window:
- the zgc:136493 gene encoding glyoxylate/hydroxypyruvate reductase B, producing MEKAWVLATTFGTKWGIYLCFAPLIEKHFTVIPYDKFVMRKEDFADKIQAVMVWGVNIKVDHDLLQSLPNLKIVVNGGVGVDHLDIPLINSFGVKVSNTPHVVDNATADIGMGLMLASARNIVKGHNYSKFRESEDLPEAYLGCDVSGATLGIIGMGRIGYKVAKRAQGFEMKILYYNRNRRLESEEKAVGATYCKSMEELLQRSDFVMVVVNLSPQTHKLIGAKELSMMKPSAILINISRGLVVDQDALVDALQKKVIRAAALDVTYPEPLPRDHPLLSCPNVIILPHLGTHTLETSKVMVERMVTNALAALAGDQPPDEVKA from the exons ATGGAGAAAGCATGGGTTCTGGCTACCACATTTGGAACAAAATGGGGCATCTATCTATGTTTTGCCCCTCTTATCGAGAAACATTTCACTGTAATACCATACGATAAATTCGTGATGAGGAAAGAGGACTTCGCTGACAAAATCCAGGCAGTGATGGTGTGGGGTGTTAATATAAAGGTTGACCATGATCTGTTACAGTCCTTACCTAACCTCAAAATTGTAGTGAATGGTGGGGTAGGAGTGGATCATCTTGATATTCCTCTTATCAATAGCTTTGGAGTGAAAGTTTCCAACACCCCTCATGTGGTGGATAATGCAACAGCTGATATTGGAATGGGTTTGATGTTAGCATCTGCACGAAATATTGTCAAGG GTCACAACTATTCTAAGTTTCGGGAATCTGAAGATTTGCCAGAAGCTTATTTGGGCTGCGATGTCAGTGGAGCCACCCTTGGCATCATTGGCATGGGTAGAATTGGATACAAAGTAGCCAAGAGAGCTCAAGGGTTTGAGATGAAAATCCTTTACTACAATAGGAATCGACG GCTGGAGAGTGAAGAAAAAGCAGTTGGGGCCACATATTGTAAAAGTATGGAAGAGCTGCTACAGAGGTCGGACTTCGTCATGGTGGTAGTCAATCTCTCCCCTCAGACACACAAACTGATTGGTGCAAAAGAGCTTTCAATGATGAAACCCAGTGCCATCCTTATCAACATCAGCAGAG GTTTAGTAGTGGACCAAGATGCTTTAGTGGATGCTCTCCAAAAGAAAGTAATACGAGCTGCAGCTTTAGATGTCACCTATCCAGAACCACTGCCCAG GGACCATCCCCTGCTGTCCTGTCCAAATGTTATCATCCTGCCCCACCTGGGAACCCACACTTTGGAAACGTCTAAGGTTATGGTGGAGAGGATGGTGACCAATGCCTTGGCTGCGCTAGCTGGAGACCAGCCTCCTGATGAAGTCAAGGCATAA